The Trichoderma breve strain T069 chromosome 2, whole genome shotgun sequence DNA segment CATCATAACAATGCCAATCACGTTATTGCTTTTCTCATCCCCCCAATCCCTTTAAGATATAGTGGCcttttgatgatgctgaaagTATCCTGAAAACCCAACAGAAGTGGATGCCCATATCGGCCGTCCATGTCACCATCTCAGCTGCGTCAAGACAGAGCATCACAGGTACGGAGGCACTCCGCCCATCTAGTGGAAGTAGCTGGCACCGCGAGCTGCTGTCGGGTTTGCTGGCGCCGTCGTCGTTGGCCCGGGAGTCGACACGTAGTCTTCAAAGTAGGGATGATTGCAAGCTTGCTTAGCAGAAATCCGTCCTGCAGGGTCGTAGACAAGCATCATCTCAAGCAGATCCAAGCCCTTATCGTCGAGGTTCGGGCACAGTGCCTGTGAGTAGTCTCTCTGCCACTTGGGGAAAGAAGCCTTGAAATCGGGGTAGGATGTGACGCCGGGCCATAAGTCTTCGGTAGGGGTTCCGAGGGCACTAGGACGTGGTAGATACCAGTTAGCCAGATGAAAATGAGATGCGCAAACACCAAGTCCGCCATATCGTTGCCAAAGGGGGCATCTTTCTTACCGGAAAATGCGGAAGATTTCGTCAATTTCCGAGTCACCTGGGAAAAGAGGCTTGCGAGTACACATCTCAGCAAAGATGCATCCAATTGACCACATGTCCACGCCAGTAGAGTACTGCCTTCCACCCAGGAGAATCTCGGGGGCTCGATACCAGAGAGTAACAACCTCGTGCGTGTAGGTTCGCAGCGGCACACCAAACGCCCGCGCCAGACCGAAATCTGCAAGCTTCAAGTTTCCATCCCGGTCGATAAGCAGGTTCTGGGGCTTGAGATCTCGGTGCAGGACACGGTGAGAGTGGCAGTACCTGATGCCGTTGCACAGGTGCATCATGAACTTGCGGATGACGGCATCGCCAAGTCCAAGTTGCTGCAGGCGAGGGGATGAGCCCTCGGGGAGAGCCTTGCCTCGACCACCATCGCTAACAGGGAGAGCCTCCATATATCTCTTCAGATCTAGATCGAGGAACTCGAAGACCAGATACAGCTTGTGGCCGTCGGAATGGACAATGTTGAGTAGTCGAAGGATGTGGGGGTCTCGCATCTCCTTGAGGAGGGAAATTTCGCGGATGGCGGTGCTCGGAACACCCTCGTCTTCGGCCTCGAGTCGGATCTTCTTCAGGGCAACAATGCGTCCGCCATTGGCAAGGTCTCGCGCCTTGTAGACCACACCGTAGGTGCCTGTGAGGGTGTCGATGTAATTAGCATGACGAGAATAGGATATGGGC contains these protein-coding regions:
- a CDS encoding protein kinase domain-containing protein, with the protein product MENYQKLEKVGEGTYGVVYKARDLANGGRIVALKKIRLEAEDEGVPSTAIREISLLKEMRDPHILRLLNIVHSDGHKLYLVFEFLDLDLKRYMEALPQLGLGDAVIRKFMMHLCNGIRYCHSHRVLHRDLKPQNLLIDRDGNLKLADFGLARAFGVPLRTYTHEVVTLWYRAPEILLGGRQYSTGVDMWSIGCIFAEMCTRKPLFPGDSEIDEIFRIFRALGTPTEDLWPGVTSYPDFKASFPKWQRDYSQALCPNLDDKGLDLLEMMLVYDPAGRISAKQACNHPYFEDYVSTPGPTTTAPANPTAARGASYFH